The proteins below are encoded in one region of Lonchura striata isolate bLonStr1 chromosome 1, bLonStr1.mat, whole genome shotgun sequence:
- the ID4 gene encoding DNA-binding protein inhibitor ID-4 isoform X1 produces the protein MKAVSPVRHPSRKAQPGVAGGGGGHLALRCLAEHSGCKGGPPSGEEPAALCLQCDMNDCYSRLRKLVPTIPPNKRVSKVEILQHVIDYILDLQLALETHPALLRQQPPPPALHPGSCPAGTPRTPLTALNTDPAGSVNKPGDSILCR, from the exons ATGAAAGCCGTGAGCCCTGTCCGGCACCCCAGTCGCAAGGCGCAGCCCGGCgtggcgggcggcggcggggggcacCTGGCTCTGCGGTGCCTGGCCGAGCACAGCGGCTGCAAGGGGGGCCCGCCGTCGGGCGAGGAGCCGGCGGCGCTGTGCCTGCAGTGCGATATGAATGACTGTTACAGCCGGCTGAGGAAGCTGGTGCCCACCATCCCGCCCAACAAGAGGGTCAGCAAAGTGGAGATCCTACAGCACGTCATCGACTATATCCTCGACCTGCAGCTGGCTCTGGAGACGCacccagcgctgctccggcagcagccgccgccgcccgctcTGCACCCAGGCAGCTGTCCCGCGggcacccccaggaccccgcTGACTGCCCTTAACACTGATCCG GCAGGCTCTGTTAACAAGCCGGGGGACAGCATCCTCTGCCGCTGA
- the ID4 gene encoding DNA-binding protein inhibitor ID-4 isoform X2 yields the protein MKAVSPVRHPSRKAQPGVAGGGGGHLALRCLAEHSGCKGGPPSGEEPAALCLQCDMNDCYSRLRKLVPTIPPNKRVSKVEILQHVIDYILDLQLALETHPALLRQQPPPPALHPGSCPAGTPRTPLTALNTDPVRGRLC from the exons ATGAAAGCCGTGAGCCCTGTCCGGCACCCCAGTCGCAAGGCGCAGCCCGGCgtggcgggcggcggcggggggcacCTGGCTCTGCGGTGCCTGGCCGAGCACAGCGGCTGCAAGGGGGGCCCGCCGTCGGGCGAGGAGCCGGCGGCGCTGTGCCTGCAGTGCGATATGAATGACTGTTACAGCCGGCTGAGGAAGCTGGTGCCCACCATCCCGCCCAACAAGAGGGTCAGCAAAGTGGAGATCCTACAGCACGTCATCGACTATATCCTCGACCTGCAGCTGGCTCTGGAGACGCacccagcgctgctccggcagcagccgccgccgcccgctcTGCACCCAGGCAGCTGTCCCGCGggcacccccaggaccccgcTGACTGCCCTTAACACTGATCCGGTAAGAG GCAGGCTCTGTTAA